In one window of Limibacillus sp. DNA:
- the raiA gene encoding ribosome-associated translation inhibitor RaiA, with protein sequence MQVSVQGRQVDVSDAFREHVETSLATILDKYFGDAIEATVTIAREAHLFKVSVSAHIGHGVDAIGSAEADQPYPAFDMAAEHLAKRLRRHKRRLRDHSRKMEQRETMIAQQYILAGQVSDEEEEDNSPAGGDDMPLVVAEMTTEIPTLTVSQAVMRMDLSDLPAMLFRNSSHGGINMVYRRSDENIGWIDPTGNGGS encoded by the coding sequence ATGCAAGTCTCTGTTCAGGGACGTCAGGTGGACGTCAGCGATGCCTTCCGTGAGCATGTCGAGACCAGTCTCGCGACGATCCTCGATAAGTACTTCGGGGACGCCATCGAGGCCACTGTCACGATCGCCCGGGAGGCGCACCTCTTCAAGGTGAGCGTGTCGGCCCACATCGGGCACGGCGTGGACGCCATCGGCAGCGCCGAGGCGGACCAGCCCTACCCGGCCTTCGACATGGCGGCGGAGCATCTGGCCAAGCGCCTGCGCCGTCACAAGCGCCGTCTGCGGGACCACAGCCGCAAGATGGAGCAGCGCGAAACCATGATCGCGCAGCAGTATATTCTCGCCGGGCAGGTGTCCGACGAGGAGGAAGAGGACAACAGCCCCGCGGGCGGCGACGACATGCCGCTGGTGGTCGCGGAGATGACCACGGAGATCCCGACGCTAACCGTCAGTCAGGCGGTCATGCGCATGGACCTCTCGGACCTCCCGGCGATGCTCTTCCGCAACAGCAGTCATGGCGGGATCAACATGGTCTACCGCCGCAGCGATGAGAACATCGGCTGGATCGACCCGACCGGAAATGGCGGATCTTGA
- the rpoN gene encoding RNA polymerase factor sigma-54, producing the protein MAQSASLSLKPSQRQVLALTPQMQQSVKLLQMTHAELSEFVQQQVEGNPFLQRERLRGGAGAGSGASDQIGDWSERIAGKPDLLSHLTQQIRLSFNDPAERGIAFHLLTLLDERGFLQEPLEDAAAHLGAAASEVASVLERLQTLDPPGIFARHLAECLSIQLREAGALDEATRILLENLPLLGKRDYAALQKLCGTDAAGLQEAIGKLKGLNPRPAAEFERGDPQILAPDILVKPMTGGGWRIEINSATLPKVLIDREYYAEMRAGSKRKKDREYLSERLQHARWLSRALDRRQTTLLRVAEEIFNHQEGFLASGMEALRPLTLRAVGDALSLHESTVSRAVAHKTVETPRGLHELRVFFSAKLSGKHTGEGDAGEIAASAVKAMIRRKIAAERKPGEVLSDAALAEALAAEGVEVARRTVAKYREQLHMPGSAARKRELRAKAQAVAKPR; encoded by the coding sequence ATGGCCCAGAGCGCCAGCCTCTCTCTAAAACCCAGTCAACGCCAAGTCCTGGCGCTGACCCCTCAGATGCAGCAGTCGGTCAAGCTGCTGCAGATGACCCATGCCGAGCTGAGCGAGTTCGTGCAGCAGCAGGTCGAGGGCAACCCCTTCCTGCAGCGCGAAAGACTACGCGGCGGCGCGGGCGCAGGCAGCGGCGCGAGCGACCAGATCGGCGACTGGAGCGAACGGATCGCCGGCAAGCCGGACCTGCTCAGCCACCTGACCCAGCAGATCCGCCTGTCCTTCAACGATCCGGCGGAGCGCGGCATCGCTTTTCACCTGCTGACCCTGTTGGACGAGCGCGGCTTCCTACAGGAGCCGCTCGAAGACGCCGCGGCGCACCTCGGGGCCGCGGCCAGCGAGGTCGCCTCGGTGCTGGAGCGCCTGCAAACCCTGGACCCGCCGGGCATCTTCGCCCGCCACTTGGCCGAATGCCTTTCGATCCAGTTGCGCGAGGCGGGCGCGCTGGACGAGGCGACCAGGATCCTCCTGGAAAACCTGCCGCTCCTCGGCAAGCGGGATTACGCGGCGCTTCAGAAGCTCTGCGGCACCGACGCCGCCGGGCTCCAGGAGGCGATCGGCAAGCTGAAGGGCCTCAACCCGCGCCCCGCCGCCGAGTTCGAGCGCGGCGACCCGCAGATCCTGGCCCCCGACATTCTGGTCAAGCCGATGACCGGTGGCGGCTGGCGGATCGAGATCAATTCGGCGACCCTGCCCAAGGTCCTGATCGACCGCGAGTACTATGCCGAGATGCGCGCCGGGTCGAAGCGCAAGAAGGACAGGGAATACCTCTCCGAGCGTCTTCAGCACGCGCGCTGGCTCAGCCGCGCGCTGGACCGCCGCCAGACCACGCTGCTGCGCGTCGCAGAGGAGATCTTCAATCACCAGGAAGGCTTTCTGGCCTCGGGCATGGAGGCCTTGCGGCCCCTGACCCTGCGCGCCGTGGGCGATGCGCTCTCGCTCCATGAATCGACGGTGAGCCGCGCGGTCGCGCACAAGACGGTCGAAACGCCGCGCGGACTGCATGAACTGCGGGTCTTCTTCTCCGCGAAACTCTCGGGCAAGCACACTGGCGAAGGCGACGCGGGAGAGATCGCCGCCAGCGCCGTCAAGGCCATGATCCGGCGCAAGATCGCTGCGGAACGCAAGCCCGGCGAGGTGCTGTCGGACGCCGCTTTGGCTGAGGCGCTGGCCGCCGAGGGCGTGGAGGTGGCGCGCCGCACGGTCGCCAAGTACCGCGAACAACTCCACATGCCCGGCTCCGCGGCGCGCAAACGCGAGCTGCGCGCCAAGGCACAAGCGGTCGCAAAGCCTCGCTAG
- a CDS encoding ATP-binding cassette domain-containing protein: MDQTRQRPEDAENEPEDWAGGPRLVAANNGLHAVNIGKSFKKRPVLRDVSVSVQRGEAVGLLGPNGAGKTTCFYIITGLISPDTGWVTLDGHDISDLPMYRRARLGVGYLPRRTSAMALSGGERRRVEISRALASNPQFILLDEPLAGIDPIAVNDIRELVLHLKDRNIGVLITDHNVRETLGTVDRAYIIHEGVVLMEGAPEEIVAHEDVRRVYLGDRFSM, from the coding sequence ATGGATCAGACCAGGCAGCGGCCAGAGGACGCGGAGAACGAACCGGAGGATTGGGCCGGCGGCCCCCGTCTCGTCGCCGCGAACAACGGCCTCCATGCCGTCAACATCGGCAAGTCCTTCAAGAAGCGGCCGGTTCTGCGGGATGTCTCCGTTTCGGTGCAGCGCGGGGAGGCCGTTGGCCTTCTGGGGCCGAATGGCGCCGGCAAAACCACCTGCTTTTACATCATCACCGGCCTGATCTCTCCCGACACCGGCTGGGTGACGCTGGACGGGCATGACATCAGCGACCTGCCGATGTACCGGCGCGCGCGCCTCGGCGTCGGCTATCTGCCGCGCCGGACCTCGGCGATGGCGCTGTCCGGCGGCGAGCGGCGCCGGGTCGAGATTTCCCGGGCCCTGGCGTCCAATCCTCAGTTCATCCTGCTGGACGAGCCCCTGGCCGGCATCGATCCCATCGCGGTCAACGATATCCGCGAGCTGGTCCTGCATCTGAAGGACCGCAACATCGGTGTGCTCATCACCGATCACAACGTGCGCGAAACCCTCGGCACGGTGGACCGGGCCTACATCATCCACGAAGGCGTTGTGCTGATGGAAGGCGCGCCCGAAGAGATCGTCGCGCACGAGGACGTGCGCCGCGTCTACCTGGGCGACCGCTTTTCCATGTAA
- a CDS encoding LptA/OstA family protein — translation MTPRHLRAIRTTGLGLAMAMGLIALGAGLDVGGAAAQSVGLGSSKGPLEITATNGIEWRRDQKVYIARGSARAARGEVTVLADELRALYRGEDTSAIYRVMAIGNVRIFTPREQVTGDRAVYDLDTAHMIITGDDLRLTTQTDEITAEESLEYFEAEQRALARGNATVVREDRRLAADFMEAFFVAGPDGEDDLVLERVDATGDVRVSTPKDYARGDSGVYYADQELATLEGDVKITSGENQLNGGYAEVNLKTGVSRMLGGPPGSGQRVRGLLLPQEKPEQN, via the coding sequence ATGACCCCGCGGCACCTGCGCGCAATCCGAACCACCGGGCTGGGCTTGGCCATGGCGATGGGCCTGATCGCGCTTGGCGCCGGTCTGGATGTCGGAGGCGCCGCCGCCCAGTCCGTCGGGCTCGGCAGTTCCAAGGGACCCCTGGAGATCACCGCCACCAACGGCATCGAATGGCGCCGCGACCAGAAGGTCTATATCGCGCGCGGCAGCGCCCGGGCGGCGCGCGGCGAAGTGACGGTGCTGGCCGACGAACTGCGCGCCCTCTACCGCGGCGAAGACACCTCGGCGATCTACCGCGTCATGGCGATCGGCAACGTGCGCATCTTCACCCCGCGTGAACAGGTGACCGGCGACCGCGCAGTCTATGATCTGGACACAGCCCACATGATCATCACCGGCGACGATCTGAGGCTGACCACCCAGACCGACGAGATCACCGCCGAGGAAAGCCTGGAGTACTTCGAAGCCGAGCAGCGCGCCCTGGCGCGGGGCAACGCGACCGTGGTGCGCGAAGACCGCCGTCTCGCCGCCGATTTCATGGAAGCCTTCTTCGTCGCGGGCCCGGACGGCGAGGACGATCTCGTGCTTGAGCGTGTCGATGCGACCGGCGATGTTCGTGTTTCCACGCCGAAGGACTACGCGCGCGGCGACAGCGGCGTATATTATGCGGATCAGGAACTGGCGACGCTGGAAGGCGATGTTAAGATCACCAGCGGCGAGAACCAGTTGAACGGCGGCTACGCCGAGGTGAACCTCAAGACCGGCGTCAGCCGGATGCTGGGCGGCCCGCCGGGCAGCGGACAGCGCGTTCGCGGACTGCTGCTGCCCCAGGAGAAACCGGAGCAGAATTGA
- the lptC gene encoding LPS export ABC transporter periplasmic protein LptC has product MADANRHSGPGADAPPRYSLLSGYSAFVGFMKLALPAIGVGLILLIFIWPQLRDEGRVAIESLEVTEQDLSARKMRNPRYESYDSDDRPFIITADEASQERANKNLIDLAAPKAKVQMEGGQWVDVEAPKGVYNEKAEIVRLDGGVQLHHEDGITLETDSVRILVKKGRAVSETPVVGSAPEGDLQGEGFRLVDEGRIIFLDGQSRVVLYERPTSGDSVPPNGGTETNEKEADPQ; this is encoded by the coding sequence GTGGCCGACGCCAATCGTCATAGCGGACCCGGCGCGGACGCGCCGCCGCGCTATTCGCTTCTGAGCGGATACTCGGCCTTCGTCGGCTTCATGAAGCTTGCCCTGCCCGCGATCGGGGTGGGGCTCATCCTCTTGATCTTCATCTGGCCGCAACTGCGCGACGAGGGCCGCGTCGCGATCGAATCGCTGGAGGTGACCGAGCAGGACTTGAGCGCGCGGAAGATGCGCAACCCCCGTTATGAGAGCTACGACAGCGACGACCGGCCCTTCATCATCACCGCCGACGAAGCCTCCCAGGAACGGGCGAACAAAAACCTGATCGACCTTGCCGCGCCCAAGGCCAAGGTCCAGATGGAAGGGGGACAGTGGGTCGATGTGGAGGCGCCCAAGGGCGTCTACAACGAGAAGGCCGAGATCGTGCGCCTGGACGGCGGCGTGCAGTTGCACCACGAGGATGGCATTACCCTGGAGACCGACTCGGTGCGCATTCTGGTCAAGAAAGGCCGCGCCGTCAGCGAGACGCCGGTCGTCGGCTCGGCCCCAGAGGGAGACCTTCAAGGCGAAGGATTCCGCCTGGTCGACGAGGGCCGCATCATCTTCCTGGACGGGCAGAGCCGGGTGGTGCTTTACGAAAGACCCACAAGCGGTGATAGTGTTCCGCCAAACGGCGGGACAGAAACGAACGAGAAGGAAGCGGACCCCCAATGA
- a CDS encoding KpsF/GutQ family sugar-phosphate isomerase, whose protein sequence is MKSDAKPASVKKGRAPEDDRSAAQRVLRIEGEGLEALSAALNEDDSLTKAADLLESLEGRLVVTGMGKSGHIARKIAATLASTGTPALYVHPGEASHGDLGMVGREDAVLALSNSGNTAELADIIGYTRRFSIPLIAMTARGDSQLAEQADIRLLLPRAPEACPMGLAPTTSTTLMLALGDALAVVLLERKGFSASDFAVFHPGGSLGGQLLRVQDVMHGGGELPLSPPDALMSEAIVRMTAAGFGCIGIADPEGALLGIITDGDLRRHMGEDLLQRTAGEVMTRSPKTIRPEALAAEALGFMNENLISSLFVTEGDRPVGIIRLHDCLRAGVA, encoded by the coding sequence ATGAAAAGCGACGCCAAACCCGCAAGCGTCAAGAAGGGCCGGGCCCCTGAGGACGACCGCAGCGCCGCCCAGCGCGTGCTGCGCATCGAAGGAGAGGGCCTGGAAGCTCTCAGCGCGGCGCTCAATGAGGACGACAGCCTGACCAAGGCCGCCGACCTGCTGGAAAGCCTGGAGGGCCGTCTGGTCGTCACGGGCATGGGCAAGAGCGGCCATATCGCGCGCAAGATCGCCGCGACGCTGGCCTCCACCGGCACGCCCGCGCTCTATGTCCATCCGGGCGAAGCGAGCCACGGCGACCTCGGCATGGTGGGGCGCGAAGACGCCGTGCTGGCGCTTTCCAACTCCGGCAACACGGCGGAGCTGGCGGACATCATCGGCTACACCAGGCGCTTTTCGATCCCGCTCATCGCCATGACCGCCCGCGGCGACTCCCAGCTCGCCGAGCAGGCGGATATCAGGCTCTTACTGCCGCGCGCGCCGGAAGCCTGTCCCATGGGCCTGGCTCCCACCACCTCGACCACGCTGATGCTCGCCCTCGGCGACGCGCTGGCCGTGGTGCTGCTGGAGCGCAAGGGCTTCTCGGCCAGCGACTTCGCGGTGTTCCATCCCGGCGGCAGCCTGGGCGGCCAGCTCCTGCGTGTTCAGGACGTGATGCACGGTGGCGGCGAGCTGCCGCTTTCGCCGCCCGATGCTCTCATGAGCGAGGCCATCGTCCGCATGACGGCAGCCGGTTTCGGCTGCATCGGCATCGCCGACCCCGAAGGCGCGCTGCTCGGCATCATCACCGACGGCGACCTGCGGCGGCACATGGGCGAGGACCTTTTGCAGCGGACCGCGGGGGAGGTGATGACCCGCTCCCCCAAGACGATCCGGCCCGAGGCCCTGGCCGCCGAGGCCCTGGGCTTCATGAACGAGAATCTGATCAGCTCGCTCTTCGTCACCGAAGGCGACCGTCCGGTGGGCATCATCCGCCTGCACGACTGCCTGCGGGCCGGCGTGGCTTGA
- a CDS encoding ribonuclease D has translation MSISLHQFDLPDGLALSGDLAVDTETLGLNLNRDRLCVVQLSTGDGSAHLVHFPEPNYAAPNLKALLGDEGRTKIFHFARFDLAVIERDLGVTCRPVYCTKVASRLVRTFTDRHGLRDLCRDLLEVEISKQQQSSDWGAAELTEAQIAYAASDVLYLHRLKEKLEVMLAREGRGELAQACFDFLPWRARLDLAGWPEVDIFAHV, from the coding sequence ATGTCCATCTCCCTGCATCAGTTCGACCTTCCGGACGGTCTCGCCCTATCCGGCGACCTCGCCGTGGATACCGAAACGCTGGGACTGAACCTCAACCGCGACCGCCTTTGCGTGGTGCAGCTCTCCACCGGTGACGGCAGCGCGCATCTGGTTCACTTTCCCGAGCCCAACTACGCCGCGCCGAACCTGAAGGCGCTGCTGGGCGACGAGGGCCGGACCAAGATCTTTCATTTCGCGCGTTTCGACCTCGCGGTCATCGAGCGCGACCTGGGCGTGACCTGCCGCCCGGTCTACTGCACGAAGGTCGCCTCCCGGCTGGTGCGCACCTTCACCGACCGCCACGGACTGCGCGATCTCTGCCGCGACCTGCTGGAGGTCGAAATCTCCAAGCAGCAGCAGTCCTCGGACTGGGGCGCCGCCGAGTTGACGGAAGCGCAGATCGCCTACGCCGCCAGCGACGTTCTCTACCTGCACCGGCTGAAAGAGAAGCTGGAGGTCATGCTGGCGCGCGAAGGGCGCGGCGAGCTGGCTCAAGCCTGCTTCGATTTCCTACCCTGGCGCGCGCGCCTCGATCTCGCCGGATGGCCCGAGGTGGACATCTTCGCTCACGTCTGA